In Desulfitobacterium chlororespirans DSM 11544, the following are encoded in one genomic region:
- a CDS encoding lysophospholipid acyltransferase family protein, with amino-acid sequence MSLYQFLKRMFRLQFRVMGWKIHGVENLPKGGPVIIVSNHVSIWDPVVAACSVPRDVSFMAKEELFANPLLGGIFRRLGAFPVKRGQGDTSAIRNSLKVLKEGKVLGLFPEGTRSKTGEMQKGFPGMILLMEKSQAPIVPVRVNGTQNLFVRGWGHLEVIVGKPIFPEQLKAPEGVENRREWAADQIMKAIVELKA; translated from the coding sequence ATGAGCCTATATCAGTTTCTTAAAAGGATGTTCCGCCTCCAGTTTCGAGTGATGGGCTGGAAAATCCATGGTGTCGAGAATCTCCCCAAGGGGGGGCCGGTGATCATAGTCAGCAACCATGTCAGCATCTGGGATCCGGTGGTGGCAGCCTGCAGTGTTCCCCGGGATGTTTCCTTTATGGCTAAGGAAGAATTATTCGCCAACCCCCTTTTGGGGGGGATTTTTCGTAGGTTGGGAGCATTCCCCGTCAAGCGGGGACAAGGAGATACCAGCGCGATTCGCAATTCGTTGAAGGTTCTTAAGGAGGGGAAAGTTCTGGGGCTTTTTCCCGAAGGAACCCGCTCTAAAACCGGTGAAATGCAAAAGGGATTTCCCGGGATGATTTTGTTGATGGAAAAAAGCCAGGCTCCCATCGTGCCTGTGCGGGTCAATGGAACTCAAAATCTTTTTGTGCGGGGATGGGGACACCTGGAAGTCATTGTGGGAAAACCGATCTTTCCTGAACAGCTCAAAGCGCCTGAAGGGGTTGAGAACCGCAGGGAGTGGGCTGCCGACCAAATTATGAAGGCCATTGTAGAATTAAAGGCCTAG